A genomic stretch from Aedes albopictus strain Foshan chromosome 2, AalbF5, whole genome shotgun sequence includes:
- the LOC134288690 gene encoding uncharacterized protein K02A2.6-like, whose amino-acid sequence MPLVNSIDPYVPGAIPFSQYLEQLNWVLLHQKIPADEHKATFLASCGTEVYSELKLLFPGKDLADIELKELTDSLKKRYDRSESDLVQRVKFYARSQKPGERAVDFVLSVKQLAEYCNFGTFKDMAIRDRLVCGVASKQLQERLLDEEELTLAKAEKIIVNREQAAERLTSINGETARVSVVERLGTKRVGFQREPTPTSFRGRRRSRDSYSKRNSNGSRSRSRSVSTPRKGGKKTYFCNYCRRKGHTRKYCYDLKHQKPSVKSVAVVPKKPDLSERLRRAAKSSESEEEMDVLMISASQRSSTSAPCLVEACVEGEILRMKIDSGSAISVVSKQTYNQRFKYKPLDRCNLKLAVVDGARLLVAGQIIVSAKVNGRSEKLALVVLESAKEIIPLLGRDWLDIFFPAWRDAFRGPMLVNHTSVSKEDRVVEDIKSKYSKVFDSDFSVPISSFEADLVLKEDKPIFKRAYDVPYRLRDQVVEHIETLERDGVITPIEASEWASPVVIVVKKDKGIRMVVDCKVSINKLIVPNTYPLPVPQDLFASLSGSKVFCSLDLAGAYTQLRLSKKSRKFMVINTIKGLYSYNRLPQGASSSASIFQKVMDQVLKGLEGVVCYLDDVLIAGKDFEECERKLYLVLDRLAKFNIKVHFKKCNSLFPVCLIWDMC is encoded by the coding sequence ATGCCATTGGTGAACAGCATTGACCCATACGTTCCGGGCGCCATTCCGTTCTCGCAGTACTTGGAACAATTGAATTGGGTACTACTTCATCAGAAAATTCCTGCTGATGAGCACAAGGCTACTTTTTTAGCTTCTTGTGGGACAGAGGTCTACTCTGAGCTTAAACTGTTGTTCCCAGGTAAAGATCTTGCTGATATTGAGCTCAAAGAACTGACGGATTCGCTTAAAAAGCGGTATGACCGTAGCGAGAGTGATCTTGTACAGCGTGTGAAGTTCTATGCTCGATCCCAAAAGCCGGGTGAAAGAGCCGTTGATTTTGTGCTTTCAGTCAAGCAATTGGCTGAGTATTGTAACTTTGGTACTTTCAAAGACATGGCTATTAGGGACAGGTTAGTCTGTGGTGTTGCTAGCAAGCAGCTTCAGGAGCGATTGCTTGATGAGGAGGAGTTAACTCTTGCGAAGGCGGAGAAAATTATCGTTAACCGCGAGCAGGCCGCTGAGCGATTGACGTCCATCAATGGAGAAACAGCTAGGGTCAGCGTAGTAGAACGTCTAGGAACCAAAAGGGTTGGATTTCAGCGTGAGCCAACACCTACTTCATTCCGTGGTCGTCGTAGGAGCCGTGACAGCTACAGCAAGCGCAACAGCAACGGTAGCCGCAGTCGCAGCAGAAGCGTTTCTACCCCGAGGAAGGGCGGAAAGAAGACCTACTTCTGCAATTACTGCCGCAGGAAGGGGCACACCCGTAAATACTGTTACGACCTGAAACACCAGAAACCATCTGTAAAGTCAGTCGCCGTGGTGCCAAAGAAGCCGGATTTGTCGGAGCGATTAAGAAGAGCAGCTAAGTCGTCGGAATCGGAAGAAGAAATGGACGTTTTGATGATTTCCGCGTCGCAACGTTCCAGCACTAGCGCACCGTGCCTAGTCGAAGCATGTGTGGAAGGTGAGATCCTGCGGATGAAGATCGACAGTGGATCTGCCATCTCCGTTGTCAGCAAGCAGACATACAATCAACGCTTCAAATACAAACCGTTGGACAGGTGCAATCTTAAACTGGCAGTTGTTGATGGCGCGCGTCTGTTAGTTGCGGGTCAGATCATAGTGTCCGCGAAGGTCAACGGACGGAGCGAGAAGCTTGCGTTGGTGGTGTTGGAGAGTGCAAAGGAGATCATTCCACTGTTAGGCAGGGATTGGCTTGACATTTTCTTCCCAGCTTGGCGAGATGCATTCCGAGGACCGATGCTAGTGAACCATACCAGCGTTTCAAAGGAGGACAGGGTTGTTGAAGATATCAAAAGTAAGTACTCGAAGGTTTTTGACAGCGACTTCTCTGTTCCCATATCAAGTTTTGAAGCAGATTTGGTACTCAAGGAAGATAAACCTATTTTTAAACGGGCCTATGATGTTCCTTATCGTTTGCGTGATCAGGTTGTTGAGCATATAGAAACTTTGGAACGGGATGGAGTGATAACTCCAATTGAAGCAAGTGAGTGGGCTTCACCTGTTGTCATCGTAGTTAAGAAGGATAAGGGAATCCGTATGGTGGTTGATTGTAAAGTTTCTATCAATAAGCTCATAGTACCAAACACCTATCCGTTGCCTGTGCCTCAAGACTTGTTTGCTTCGTTGTCTGGTTCAAAAGTGTTTTGCTCTCTTGATCTGGCAGGAGCATATACCCAATTACGTCTTTCCAAGAAATCCAGAAAGTTTATGGTGATCAATACGATCAAGGGTTTGTATTCGTACAACCGTTTGCCTCAAGGAGCGTCTAGCAGTGcttctatttttcaaaaagtgATGGATCAAGTTTTAAAAGGTTTGGAAGGTGTAGTTTGCTATTTAGACGATGTTCTAATAGCCGGGAAGGATTTTGAGGAATGTGAGAGGAAACTTTATTTGGTCTTGGACCGTTTGGCTAAGTTCAATATAAAAGTTCATTTTAAGAAATGCAATTCTTTGTTTCCAGTTTGCCTTATTTGGGACATGTGTTGA